From the Synechococcus sp. MU1617 genome, the window GGCTGGTGCTGGCCATCAGCCTCGATGGCCGTTTGGCTCCGCCAGACGGGGGTGCCGCCCAGCTGGGAGGGGAGGGTGACCGTCGCGCTCTGGAGCAGGCGCTCGCCTGGGGGGATGCCTGCCTGATCGGTGCCGGAACACTGCGGGCCCATCAGTGCACCTGTTTGATCCGTGACCCTCAGCTGCTTGAGCAACGCCGCCTTGAGGGGCGGGCGGAGCAGCCGGCTGCTGTCGTGGTGAGCCGATCCCCCGACTTCTCGAGCACCTGGCGTTTCTTTGATCAACCGCTTCAACGTTGGCTGCTGGCTCCTGAGCCTGTGGATCAAGGCTTTGATCGTTGGTTGCCTTTGG encodes:
- a CDS encoding dihydrofolate reductase family protein — protein: MPQRPTSSRPFVRLVLAISLDGRLAPPDGGAAQLGGEGDRRALEQALAWGDACLIGAGTLRAHQCTCLIRDPQLLEQRRLEGRAEQPAAVVVSRSPDFSSTWRFFDQPLQRWLLAPEPVDQGFDRWLPLAPTWPERLNALRAAGLQRLVLLGGAQLSADLLQADCVDALQLTLVPQLLGGRFSWLPCTDARLPAALMQPGAWQSDGAEDLGDGEWLVRYQRIRSETPLPP